Proteins found in one Aquibium microcysteis genomic segment:
- a CDS encoding IS4 family transposase — protein sequence MTRSAREAGALLRKRQVSSATILLRLCFAYVLGRFSLRTLAAWAEQRGLASMSDVAMLRRLKASADWVGDLVSDLLAERCPEALAGSSGGLRMMAVDATVVAPPGPKRAYWMVHTVFDLSRLRLCSVDVTDRHDAERLSRGVVQAGELRIADRAHARADDLARVVEAGGAFLVRAPSTHPRLVDGEGRLLDRLALCREAGEKGVLDRPVRVQDRKSKVEVAARVVILPLPPEAAAKARRAARRLAAKAGYEPSEAGIEMAGCLVLLTSLPSDGWPPERLASTYRLRWQVELAFKRMKSLVGLEDLRAKDPNLARLWINTALLAALLTEDDLPALGPEAPDSLPLAA from the coding sequence TTGACGAGGAGCGCGCGGGAGGCGGGTGCGCTGCTTCGAAAGCGGCAGGTGTCCAGCGCCACAATTCTGTTGCGGTTGTGTTTCGCCTATGTGCTGGGGCGGTTTTCGCTTCGCACGCTGGCGGCCTGGGCCGAGCAGCGAGGCCTGGCGTCGATGTCCGACGTGGCGATGCTCAGGCGGCTGAAGGCCAGTGCCGACTGGGTGGGCGACCTGGTCTCGGACCTGCTCGCCGAGCGCTGCCCCGAAGCCCTGGCCGGTTCGAGCGGCGGACTGCGGATGATGGCGGTCGACGCCACGGTGGTGGCGCCGCCCGGACCCAAGCGGGCCTATTGGATGGTGCATACGGTGTTCGACCTCTCGAGGCTCAGGCTGTGTTCGGTGGACGTGACCGATCGGCATGATGCCGAGCGGTTGTCGCGCGGCGTCGTCCAGGCCGGCGAATTGCGGATCGCCGATCGCGCCCACGCCAGGGCGGACGATCTGGCTCGGGTGGTCGAGGCTGGCGGCGCGTTCCTGGTTCGCGCCCCTTCGACCCATCCGCGCCTGGTGGATGGGGAGGGTCGGCTGCTGGATCGTCTGGCGCTGTGCCGCGAGGCGGGCGAGAAGGGCGTGCTCGATCGGCCGGTGAGGGTCCAGGACCGCAAGTCGAAGGTCGAGGTGGCCGCCCGGGTGGTGATCCTGCCCCTGCCGCCCGAGGCGGCGGCGAAGGCCAGGCGCGCGGCGCGCCGTCTGGCCGCCAAGGCGGGGTACGAGCCCAGCGAGGCCGGCATCGAGATGGCCGGTTGTCTGGTGCTGCTGACGTCGCTCCCGTCGGACGGCTGGCCGCCCGAACGGCTCGCCTCGACCTATCGGCTGCGATGGCAGGTCGAGCTGGCGTTCAAACGGATGAAGTCGCTGGTGGGCCTGGAAGACCTCCGCGCAAAAGATCCCAACCTGGCGCGCCTGTGGATCAACACCGCCCTTCTGGCCGCCCTGCTGACCGAAGACGACCTGCCGGCCCTCGGTCCCGAGGCGCCGGACTCTCTCCCCCTGGCCGCCTGA
- a CDS encoding Gfo/Idh/MocA family protein: MRRGLRFAAIGLDHRHIYHLVGENVAAGAECVGYCPQTSDPRVLDGFRERFPHLRPVERGRLLDDPTIDFVVCAAIPVDRAAIAVAAMRAGKDVMVDKPGAVTDAQVTDIERVARETGRIFSICFSERFVVRACEAASRLVAEGAIGPVVQTTGLGPHRLNRAIRPDWFFRPETFGGILTDIASHQIDQFLHFTGNADAGIVASTVANHALPEVPAFEDFGEILLRAGNASGYIRVDWYTPDGLPAWGDGRLFLLGTRGTIELRKYVDVDGRPGADHLFLVDGAGARHIDCSSEPLTYFARFQADLRDRTATAMPPGHALAVTRLAIAAQTTAHRLGGRT, encoded by the coding sequence ATGAGGCGCGGCCTGCGCTTCGCCGCGATCGGCCTCGACCACCGCCACATCTACCATCTGGTGGGCGAGAACGTCGCGGCGGGCGCCGAATGCGTCGGCTATTGCCCGCAGACCAGCGATCCGCGCGTGCTCGACGGTTTTCGCGAGCGCTTCCCGCATCTGAGGCCCGTCGAACGCGGGCGGCTTCTGGACGACCCGACGATCGACTTCGTCGTCTGCGCCGCCATCCCCGTCGACCGCGCCGCCATCGCGGTCGCGGCGATGCGCGCCGGCAAGGACGTGATGGTCGACAAGCCGGGCGCGGTGACCGATGCGCAGGTCACCGACATCGAGCGCGTCGCGCGGGAGACGGGGCGCATCTTCTCCATCTGCTTCTCCGAGCGCTTCGTCGTGCGGGCCTGCGAAGCGGCATCGCGCCTGGTGGCCGAGGGCGCCATCGGCCCCGTGGTGCAGACGACGGGTCTCGGACCGCACCGGCTCAACAGGGCGATCCGCCCGGACTGGTTCTTCCGGCCCGAAACCTTCGGCGGCATCCTCACCGACATCGCCTCGCACCAGATCGACCAGTTCCTGCATTTCACCGGCAATGCCGATGCCGGGATCGTGGCCAGCACCGTCGCCAACCACGCATTGCCGGAGGTGCCGGCCTTCGAGGATTTCGGCGAGATCCTGCTGCGCGCCGGCAACGCCTCCGGCTACATCCGCGTCGACTGGTACACGCCCGACGGCCTGCCGGCCTGGGGCGACGGGCGGCTGTTCCTGCTCGGCACCCGGGGAACGATCGAACTCCGGAAATATGTCGACGTCGACGGCCGTCCCGGCGCCGACCACCTCTTCCTCGTCGATGGCGCCGGCGCCCGTCACATCGACTGCTCGTCCGAACCGCTGACCTATTTCGCCCGGTTCCAGGCCGACCTCCGCGACCGCACCGCGACCGCGATGCCGCCGGGCCACGCGCTCGCCGTCACCCGCCTCGCCATCGCCGCGCAGACCACCGCACACCGGCTCGGCGGCAGGACCTGA
- a CDS encoding Gfo/Idh/MocA family protein yields the protein MKKTRIAIVGLGMAVTPHARGLMDLSGEIDVVHAFSPSEHRRRTFAERFPFPTCDSLDTILNDESVEAVAVFTPASTHRDIGLACAAAGKHVLMEKPLDITTARAVELVEGCRRAGVTMGVVLQHRFRPAGMKLAQMLADGELGRIVGCSTAIRLWRPQTYYDEPGRGSFARDGGGVLISQGIHTLDLMLSLAGQVDMVTGFATTTPVHRMETEDMVCAAMRFDNGAFGTVDATTAAYPGFLEEIVVTGEKGTARLAGTELLVHLQDGRRVAIEADRSAGGTGADPMAFPHDYHRAVMADFAAAIREGRQPKVTGEEALKVHRLIDALIETGRTGAPAKVVR from the coding sequence GTGAAGAAGACGCGCATTGCAATCGTCGGCCTCGGCATGGCGGTCACGCCGCATGCCAGGGGCCTCATGGATCTGTCGGGCGAGATCGATGTGGTCCACGCCTTCAGCCCGAGCGAGCATCGCCGCCGGACGTTTGCGGAACGCTTCCCGTTCCCGACCTGCGACAGCCTCGACACCATCCTGAACGACGAAAGCGTCGAGGCCGTCGCGGTCTTCACGCCCGCCAGCACCCATCGCGACATCGGGCTTGCCTGCGCCGCCGCCGGCAAGCACGTCCTGATGGAAAAGCCGCTCGACATCACCACCGCCCGCGCCGTCGAACTGGTGGAGGGATGCCGACGCGCCGGCGTCACCATGGGCGTGGTGCTCCAGCACCGCTTCCGCCCGGCGGGCATGAAGCTCGCGCAGATGCTGGCCGACGGCGAGCTCGGCCGCATCGTCGGCTGCTCCACGGCCATCCGGCTGTGGCGGCCGCAGACCTATTATGACGAGCCGGGCCGCGGCTCCTTCGCCCGCGACGGCGGCGGCGTCCTGATCTCGCAAGGCATCCACACGCTCGACCTGATGCTGTCGCTCGCCGGCCAGGTCGACATGGTCACCGGCTTCGCCACCACGACGCCGGTCCACCGCATGGAAACCGAGGACATGGTCTGCGCGGCGATGCGCTTCGACAACGGCGCCTTCGGCACCGTCGACGCCACCACCGCCGCCTATCCGGGCTTCCTCGAGGAGATCGTCGTCACGGGCGAGAAGGGCACGGCGCGGCTCGCCGGAACCGAACTCCTCGTACATCTGCAGGACGGTCGCAGGGTGGCGATCGAGGCGGACCGGAGCGCGGGCGGCACGGGGGCCGACCCGATGGCCTTCCCGCACGACTATCACCGCGCCGTCATGGCCGATTTCGCAGCCGCCATCCGCGAGGGGCGCCAGCCGAAGGTGACGGGCGAGGAAGCGCTCAAGGTCCATCGCCTGATCGACGCGCTGATCGAGACCGGCCGCACCGGCGCGCCCGCGAAGGTCGTGCGATGA
- a CDS encoding ATP-binding cassette domain-containing protein: MTALRLEGISKQFGAIHALNDVSLSLQPGEILGLMGDNGAGKSTLVKIIAGNFRPTHGRVFIKDRPIVFDGPLDARQHGIEIVYQDLALCDNLTAAVNVFLGRELTRSVGPFRILDYGAMNRRAAELFKELKSETRPRDTVKSMSGGQRQAVAIARTRLSDADIVLMDEPTAAISVRQVAEVLNLIRELKRQGIAVVLISHRMPDVFAVTDRIVVMRRGTKVADKPTAATSPEEITGLITGAIEHA, from the coding sequence ATGACGGCTCTGCGGCTGGAAGGAATCTCCAAGCAGTTCGGCGCGATTCACGCGCTCAACGACGTGTCGCTGTCGCTGCAGCCGGGCGAGATCCTCGGCCTGATGGGGGACAATGGTGCGGGCAAGTCGACGCTGGTGAAGATCATCGCCGGCAACTTCCGGCCGACCCATGGCAGGGTCTTCATCAAGGACCGGCCGATCGTCTTCGACGGGCCGCTGGACGCGCGCCAGCACGGCATCGAGATCGTCTACCAGGACCTCGCATTGTGCGACAATCTGACGGCGGCGGTGAACGTCTTCCTCGGCCGCGAACTGACGCGGTCGGTCGGGCCGTTCCGCATCCTCGACTACGGCGCGATGAACCGGCGCGCGGCCGAGCTGTTCAAGGAACTGAAGTCGGAGACGCGGCCGCGCGACACGGTGAAGTCTATGTCGGGCGGCCAGCGCCAGGCGGTGGCCATCGCCCGCACGCGGCTGAGCGACGCCGACATCGTGCTGATGGACGAGCCGACCGCGGCGATCTCCGTGCGCCAGGTCGCCGAGGTGCTGAACCTGATCCGGGAACTGAAGCGGCAGGGGATCGCCGTCGTCCTGATCAGCCACCGCATGCCCGACGTCTTCGCCGTCACCGACCGCATCGTGGTGATGCGGCGCGGCACCAAGGTGGCCGACAAGCCGACCGCGGCGACGTCGCCGGAGGAAATCACCGGTCTCATCACCGGAGCGATCGAGCATGCCTGA
- a CDS encoding NAD-dependent epimerase/dehydratase family protein has translation MLVLVTGATGKVGRALIARLGAMAPDVKVRALCHNRVLPETDTLSVVRGSIADREICRAALDGVTHVVHLATCKETPDDVMDVTVKGLFWLLEAFRESPVAQRFVLIGGDAAVGHFFHRHPQPITEDAPHRAYPGCYALSKVLEEVMLEQFGIQYGIDWCCLRAPWIMEKDDFRCSLSFGDDLFGGPDWKEMVGPEVARRSRETGAVPLLLEEDGTPLRRNFVHVDDLVEAILLALTAKAARQRLYNICMDEPVDYAKVAAHLARTRGLPATPVRGPYVGNWMDNSRAKAELGWRPAYDLARLIDSAWDYARPPEEPRRVWYPG, from the coding sequence ATGCTGGTTCTCGTGACTGGAGCGACGGGGAAGGTCGGCCGCGCATTGATCGCGCGGCTCGGCGCCATGGCGCCGGACGTCAAGGTCCGTGCCCTCTGCCACAACCGCGTGCTGCCCGAGACCGACACGCTGTCCGTCGTCAGGGGCAGCATCGCGGACCGGGAGATCTGCCGCGCCGCGCTCGACGGCGTGACGCACGTGGTTCACCTCGCCACCTGCAAGGAGACGCCGGACGACGTCATGGACGTCACCGTGAAGGGCCTGTTCTGGCTCCTCGAAGCCTTCCGGGAGAGCCCCGTGGCGCAGCGCTTCGTCCTGATCGGCGGCGACGCGGCCGTCGGCCACTTCTTCCACCGGCACCCGCAGCCGATCACCGAGGATGCACCGCACAGGGCCTATCCCGGCTGCTACGCGCTTTCCAAGGTTCTGGAAGAGGTGATGCTGGAGCAATTCGGCATCCAGTACGGCATCGACTGGTGCTGCCTGCGCGCGCCATGGATCATGGAGAAGGACGACTTCCGCTGCAGCCTGTCCTTCGGCGACGATCTCTTCGGCGGTCCCGACTGGAAAGAGATGGTCGGCCCAGAGGTCGCCCGCCGGAGCCGCGAGACCGGCGCCGTGCCGCTGCTTCTCGAGGAGGACGGCACGCCGCTGCGCCGCAACTTCGTCCATGTCGACGATCTGGTCGAGGCGATCCTGCTCGCCCTCACCGCGAAGGCGGCGCGCCAGCGCCTCTACAACATCTGCATGGACGAGCCGGTCGACTACGCCAAGGTCGCCGCCCATCTGGCGCGGACGCGGGGCCTGCCCGCGACCCCGGTGCGCGGCCCCTATGTCGGCAACTGGATGGACAACAGCCGGGCCAAGGCCGAGCTCGGCTGGCGCCCGGCCTACGACCTGGCGCGACTGATCGATTCCGCCTGGGACTATGCCCGCCCGCCCGAGGAACCGCGGCGGGTCTGGTACCCCGGCTGA
- a CDS encoding ABC transporter permease, with protein sequence MPETTNTTAAAGIDGAIARETHSPLGRLLSQQAFWVFVAAVIACVSLALATDTFATSQNLFNVTRNFAFVAIVALGMTVVIISGGIDLSVGSVLCLSAMVLAITMNAGYPLAVGAALALAASLLVGFVNGVLIAYLRIPPFVVTLGMLSIARSAAMVLSNNKMIFQFGPDEKLLFFLGGGASFGIANPVIALFVLAVVTGLILKWTRWGTHVFAIGANERAAVLTGIAVTRVKISVYMFSALMAGIAGVLEAGWLGGVTTNLGQSMELSVIAATVIGGANLLGGAGTVFGSVVGAALIEVIRNSLILLGISTFWQGAFVGSFIVLAVAFDRIRAYRESDH encoded by the coding sequence ATGCCTGAGACGACGAACACGACAGCCGCGGCCGGCATCGACGGTGCGATCGCGCGGGAAACGCATTCGCCGCTCGGCCGACTGCTCTCGCAGCAAGCCTTCTGGGTGTTCGTGGCGGCGGTGATCGCCTGCGTGTCGCTGGCGCTCGCTACCGACACCTTCGCCACCTCGCAGAACCTGTTCAACGTGACGCGCAATTTCGCCTTCGTGGCCATCGTCGCGCTCGGCATGACGGTGGTGATCATTTCCGGCGGCATCGACCTGTCGGTCGGATCGGTGCTGTGCCTGTCGGCCATGGTGCTGGCGATCACCATGAATGCGGGATATCCGCTGGCCGTCGGCGCGGCGCTCGCGCTCGCGGCGTCGCTTCTGGTCGGCTTCGTCAACGGCGTGCTGATCGCCTATCTGCGCATCCCGCCTTTCGTGGTGACGCTCGGCATGCTGTCGATCGCCCGCAGCGCGGCGATGGTGCTGTCCAACAACAAGATGATCTTCCAGTTCGGCCCCGACGAGAAGCTGCTGTTCTTCCTCGGGGGCGGGGCGAGCTTCGGCATCGCCAATCCGGTCATCGCTCTCTTCGTCCTGGCCGTGGTGACGGGACTGATCCTCAAATGGACCCGCTGGGGCACGCATGTCTTCGCCATCGGCGCCAACGAGCGGGCGGCCGTGCTGACCGGGATCGCGGTGACGCGGGTCAAGATCAGCGTCTACATGTTCTCCGCGCTGATGGCCGGCATCGCCGGTGTGCTGGAGGCCGGCTGGCTCGGCGGCGTCACCACCAATCTCGGCCAGTCGATGGAGCTCTCCGTCATCGCCGCGACCGTGATCGGCGGGGCAAACCTGCTCGGCGGGGCCGGCACCGTGTTCGGCTCGGTCGTGGGCGCGGCGCTGATCGAGGTGATCCGCAACAGCCTGATCCTGCTCGGCATCAGCACCTTCTGGCAGGGCGCGTTCGTGGGCAGTTTCATCGTGCTCGCCGTTGCGTTCGACCGCATCCGGGCCTATCGCGAAAGCGATCATTGA
- a CDS encoding TRAP transporter large permease subunit, whose translation MPMNAEAGAAPDGAAADTSLAGFARIVDRVLEALCVGLMLAAVAVACLQVVLRYGFNSGLPWPEEFATWVFAWAVFLGMAVATGRDAHIAIDVVTRALPARPRELLLVFNRAVMAAASIMLVMHGWDYVSRAIAASPALQWPMKYFFLAVPVGGALNLFFLFWPRPGRSLLQGAAVIAGGLALYLAIRFGASSVYGESGSAIVLVLVGIVSIVIGVPVAFALSFGAFAAFAAFNPILLVTIAQNMGAALNSFTLLAIPFFILAAAVMNAGGITPRLVDLAMQLVGHLRGGLGQANVITNTMLAGISGSSTADASTIAKLMVPEMARRGYGRPFSAALTAASATLANLIPPSLGLIIYAALASVSVGALFVATIVPGLMVAASLMLVVYGLSRLRGYGGDIPKASLRQRMTSLGLAIPALILPVIIVGGVRFGMFTATEAGAIAFLYALLCGALLYRKLTPSNLLAAIRESVFDTVVIVVIIAAAAPFAWVLAFEQVPQKIAQQLSGLVSTPVLLMLAINLFLLIVGLFMEMIASLVILVPILVPLVIAAGVDPIHFGIVIVMNLVIGALTPPLGVLVFTTARVGGANQTETFKAIVPFILALVGVLLLITYVPGFTLLPVRWLGP comes from the coding sequence ATGCCGATGAATGCCGAGGCCGGCGCCGCACCGGACGGTGCGGCGGCCGACACGTCGCTGGCCGGCTTCGCGCGGATCGTCGACCGCGTGCTGGAGGCGCTCTGCGTCGGACTGATGCTGGCGGCGGTCGCGGTCGCCTGCCTGCAGGTGGTGCTGCGCTACGGCTTCAACTCCGGCCTGCCCTGGCCGGAGGAGTTCGCCACCTGGGTCTTCGCCTGGGCGGTCTTTCTCGGCATGGCCGTGGCGACGGGGCGCGACGCCCACATCGCCATCGACGTGGTCACCCGCGCGCTGCCCGCACGGCCGCGCGAACTGCTGCTCGTCTTCAACCGCGCCGTCATGGCGGCGGCCAGCATCATGCTGGTCATGCATGGCTGGGACTATGTCAGCCGCGCGATCGCGGCGTCGCCGGCGCTGCAATGGCCGATGAAGTACTTCTTCCTCGCCGTCCCGGTCGGCGGTGCGCTGAACCTGTTCTTCCTGTTCTGGCCGAGGCCCGGCCGCAGCCTGCTGCAGGGCGCAGCCGTCATCGCGGGCGGTCTGGCGCTCTATCTCGCCATCCGCTTCGGCGCCTCCAGCGTCTATGGCGAGAGCGGCAGCGCGATCGTCCTCGTCCTGGTCGGCATCGTCTCGATCGTCATCGGCGTGCCCGTCGCCTTCGCGCTCTCCTTCGGCGCCTTCGCCGCGTTCGCCGCCTTCAACCCCATCCTGCTGGTCACCATCGCGCAGAACATGGGCGCGGCGCTCAACTCCTTCACGCTGCTCGCCATCCCCTTCTTCATCCTCGCGGCTGCGGTGATGAACGCGGGCGGCATCACCCCGCGGCTGGTCGATCTCGCCATGCAACTCGTCGGCCACCTCCGCGGCGGGCTCGGCCAGGCCAACGTCATCACCAACACCATGCTCGCCGGCATTTCCGGATCGTCGACCGCCGACGCCTCGACGATTGCCAAGCTGATGGTGCCGGAAATGGCGCGGCGTGGCTACGGCCGGCCCTTCAGCGCCGCCCTGACCGCGGCCAGCGCGACGCTCGCCAACCTCATCCCGCCGAGCCTCGGCCTGATCATCTACGCCGCGCTCGCCTCCGTGTCCGTCGGTGCGCTGTTCGTCGCCACCATCGTTCCGGGGCTGATGGTCGCCGCCTCCCTGATGCTGGTCGTCTACGGGCTGTCGCGGCTGCGCGGCTATGGTGGCGACATCCCGAAAGCCTCGCTGCGGCAACGCATGACGTCGCTCGGCCTGGCGATTCCCGCACTCATCCTCCCGGTGATCATCGTCGGCGGCGTGCGCTTCGGCATGTTCACCGCCACCGAGGCCGGCGCCATCGCCTTCCTCTACGCGCTGCTGTGCGGCGCCCTGCTCTATCGCAAGCTGACGCCGTCGAACCTCCTGGCCGCGATCCGCGAATCGGTCTTCGACACCGTCGTCATCGTCGTCATCATCGCCGCCGCCGCCCCCTTCGCCTGGGTGCTCGCCTTCGAGCAGGTGCCGCAGAAGATCGCGCAGCAACTGTCGGGGCTCGTCTCCACGCCGGTGCTGCTGATGCTGGCGATCAACCTCTTCCTGCTGATCGTCGGGCTGTTCATGGAAATGATCGCCTCGCTGGTGATCCTGGTGCCGATCCTCGTGCCGCTGGTCATCGCAGCCGGCGTCGACCCGATCCACTTCGGCATCGTCATCGTCATGAACCTGGTCATCGGCGCCCTGACCCCGCCGCTCGGCGTGCTGGTCTTCACGACCGCCCGCGTCGGCGGCGCCAACCAGACCGAGACCTTCAAGGCGATCGTGCCCTTCATCCTGGCCCTGGTAGGCGTGCTCCTCCTGATCACGTATGTACCCGGCTTCACGCTGCTGCCTGTGCGATGGCTCGGGCCCTGA
- a CDS encoding FadR/GntR family transcriptional regulator, giving the protein MVTRQVSPRIAGTFVHFSVANEIGQRIVRGDYPPGSILPNEAEWSEMFGVGRSVVREAIKMLMAKNLLASRPKIGSWVEPRERWNLLDREVLTWYAASPERHAFLKTVQEFRYIIEPEAAALAAVRRSEDQMEAISKACREMGTAPTLSERTAADTRFHLAILRAAGNELLLPLGALIDSALEGLFVFVTREVNDIRHAQDLHEEIERTIRLQRPDAARKAVRRLLANTDEVIATQGGGGRPR; this is encoded by the coding sequence ATGGTCACGAGGCAGGTCTCGCCGCGCATCGCCGGCACCTTCGTCCATTTTTCGGTCGCCAACGAGATCGGCCAGCGGATCGTGCGCGGCGACTATCCGCCCGGCTCGATCCTGCCCAACGAGGCGGAATGGTCCGAGATGTTCGGCGTGGGGCGGTCGGTGGTGCGCGAGGCCATCAAGATGCTGATGGCGAAGAACCTGCTCGCCTCGCGGCCCAAGATCGGCAGCTGGGTGGAGCCGCGGGAGCGCTGGAACCTGCTCGACCGCGAGGTGCTGACCTGGTACGCGGCCTCGCCGGAACGCCACGCCTTCCTGAAGACCGTGCAGGAATTCCGCTACATCATCGAGCCGGAAGCGGCCGCCCTCGCTGCCGTGCGGCGGAGCGAGGACCAGATGGAGGCGATCAGCAAGGCCTGCCGCGAGATGGGCACGGCGCCGACGCTGAGCGAGCGGACCGCCGCCGACACGCGCTTCCACCTGGCGATCCTGCGGGCGGCCGGCAACGAGCTGCTGCTGCCGCTCGGCGCCCTGATCGATTCGGCGCTCGAAGGCCTGTTCGTCTTCGTCACGCGCGAGGTCAACGACATCCGCCATGCGCAGGACCTGCACGAGGAGATCGAGCGAACGATCCGGCTCCAGCGGCCGGACGCAGCGCGCAAGGCCGTCCGACGCCTGCTTGCGAATACGGACGAGGTGATCGCCACGCAGGGGGGCGGCGGCCGACCGCGCTGA